The following are encoded in a window of Salvelinus fontinalis isolate EN_2023a chromosome 40, ASM2944872v1, whole genome shotgun sequence genomic DNA:
- the LOC129839037 gene encoding claudin-9-like, whose amino-acid sequence MASTGLQLLGLLLAVMGWVGGALVCAAPLWRVSAFAGGEIVIAQVLWEGLWMTCLSQSTGQIQCKTYDSTLALPISAQVSRTLSVLSLLLCLFALLLGVTGAKCTKCLGEGAYSSKARLARVAGALFFFSGLLYLIPICWTAYAVVRDFYDPKVAAPLKRELGPALYLGWGAGVLLLVGGALLNAGSSPPGVRATPTFGGGGRSNPLPVVVEEKEYV is encoded by the coding sequence ATGGCGTCCACAGGTCTACAGCTACTTGGCCTCCTATTGGCCGTGATGGGATGGGTGGGCGGTGCTCTCGTCTGCGCCGCCCCCTTGTGGCGAGTCTCCGCCTTCGCGGGCGGGGAGATCGTGATCGCCCAGGTTCTATGGGAGGGGCTATGGATGACGTGTTTGTCCCAGAGTACGGGACAGATCCAGTGTAAGACTTACGACTCTACCCTGGCCCTCCCCATCTCCGCCCaggtgtcccgtaccctctctgtgctctccctcctcctctgcctcttcGCCCTCCTGCTTGGCGTGACTGGGGCTAAGTGCACCAAGTGTCTAGGGGAAGGAGCCTACTCGTCCAAGGCTAGGCTAGCCCGCGTGGCTggggctctgttcttcttctccggGCTGCTCTACCTGATACCCATCTGCTGGACGGCCTACGCCGTGGTCAGGGATTTTTACGATCCGAAAGTTGCCGCGCCGCTGAAGAGAGAGTTAGGCCCCGCCTTGTATCTAGGCTGGGGGGCGGGAGTTCTTCTGCTGGTAGGAGGGGCTCTGCTGAACGCAGGCTCCTCCCCTCCAGGGGTTAGGGCAACGCCTACTTTTGGGGGAGGTGGGAGGAGCAACCCACTGCCTGTGGTGGTAGAGGAGAAGGAGTATGTCTGA